The following DNA comes from Enterobacter sp. SA187.
TGGATGCTCCAGTGCGCGCAGGTGTTTTTCTTTTGGCTTACGTTTCAGCGCCACTTTTTGTTTTTGCGGCTTAGGGTCTTTGGTATGCAACCATTTTGCGGTTACGCCGGTATAAGCTCCACGGTCGGCAATAGCAAACTGATGACGGTCGCCATCGCTGCGAGTAAGCGTCATTTGTGGGATGGGTTTGCCGCTGGCCGTCATCGCACTACCGGCTTTCAGAAACAGCAACTTCCCCGCTTTCACTGACACCGTCGCCCCATTGCGGTCAGCCAGCCGGGTCAGAAATACGGCGTCGGACTCCTGCGACTGGTCGATATGCGGTACCGGTATTTTTTTCAGTGAATCCGCTACGCTGGCCGTCAGTTTATTGCGCTTTGCGATGGTGCTGACCAGCTCGCCGAGGGTGGTATCGTGCCATGATTCTTCACGCCGTGAATTGAGCGTTCCGCGAAAGTCTGCGCTACGTGCGCGAATGGTCAGGGTGTCGGGCGCGCCCCGGTGTTCAATCTCATCGACCGTGAAATCGCCCTTATTCAGAAGCGCCGAGCCCTGCCAGCCAAGCCACAGCGTCAGCACCGCCCCGCGCAGGGGCAGCTCGACTTTTCCGTCGGTGTCGTCGAGCTCAATGTCGAGCTGGTCAGCTTCAAAGCCCCGGTTGTCGGTCATGGTGAGAGAAATCAGCCGGTCACTAAAATTGCTGGTTATGTCCTTACTGTTCATTGTCAGCATAAAGGCCGGCGCAAGGCTGGCACCGGCGTCGATGGTCATGCCCGTTATCATAGTGTCAGCCCTCCGAGCATACCCTGCATTTTATCGGTCAGATTACCGACAGAGCCGAGAAGCTCCCCGGCCTGTTTATTCAGATCGCCAAACATCGCTGTCAGTGACTCATCAACCCGTTTTAGCGAAAGCGTAAAATCAATCTTCCTGGCCGCGCCATCACTGAAAAACTCAGTGTGCGTGGTCGATACCTTGTCGACGATAAACATTCCGAGGATTGTGCCGGTTCCCTCAATGAGAGGCCACGCTCTGCCCTCGTCGGCCATCAGCTCAACGGCCTGCAGGGAAATGCGGCCGCCAGTAATGGCAGGGTAAAGCGTACCGGCAAGCTGGAGTGAAGTTTCCCCTTCGCCGAGATACTGATATGCAGGCGGCTTGCCGACCCGGTCATTAGACGCCCAGCGATAATCTTTTGAGCGCTGCATCGACTGATAAGGCAGGGTGCGGCGCTCAAACACAAACATTCCAAGAGCAAGCATCATCGTTTAAATCCCTCTCAGTAGTCGTGACTCATACTGGCACGCTGGCGCGCACGTTTATCACGCTCAATCTGTTCAAGCGTGTCACGTAGCTGTCGGTCAAGCTGATGCCCCGGTGCAACGCCACCCGGCAGAGTGATGTTGTATTCGCTTTTGCTCTGGTCGATGTAAGAGCGCCCCGCCGGTGCGGTAACTGGCTGGTAAGCCTGATAGCCGCCATATGTGCTGGTTGCCGGGATGTAGGAATTACCCTGCGTGGCGGCGTTGGTTTTTGCGGCGGTCTGGTCGAGATTGTCCGACTCTTTGTTGATGATGCCGAGCTTTTCGAGAAGCCAGTCGACACCGCTTCGCAGCTTGTTAAAGACGTTAAGCGGTGCCATCAACGCTGAGTCCAGTGCCTGACCAAAAATGACGCCGACATTTTTACAGCTATCGAGCGTCTCCTGCGTGGCCTTGACCGGTGCAATCAGGTCCTTAAACCACTGCCAGACACCGCGCAGCTTCTCACCGAGCCCGTCAAAGATTGGTGTCAGTGGAGCGAACATTTGCCCGACCGGTGCAAAGG
Coding sequences within:
- a CDS encoding phage tail protein, with protein sequence MMLALGMFVFERRTLPYQSMQRSKDYRWASNDRVGKPPAYQYLGEGETSLQLAGTLYPAITGGRISLQAVELMADEGRAWPLIEGTGTILGMFIVDKVSTTHTEFFSDGAARKIDFTLSLKRVDESLTAMFGDLNKQAGELLGSVGNLTDKMQGMLGGLTL
- a CDS encoding phage late control D family protein; amino-acid sequence: MITGMTIDAGASLAPAFMLTMNSKDITSNFSDRLISLTMTDNRGFEADQLDIELDDTDGKVELPLRGAVLTLWLGWQGSALLNKGDFTVDEIEHRGAPDTLTIRARSADFRGTLNSRREESWHDTTLGELVSTIAKRNKLTASVADSLKKIPVPHIDQSQESDAVFLTRLADRNGATVSVKAGKLLFLKAGSAMTASGKPIPQMTLTRSDGDRHQFAIADRGAYTGVTAKWLHTKDPKPQKQKVALKRKPKEKHLRALEHPKAKLVSKKPKAKKEPEAREGEYMAGEADNVLALTTVYASKAQAMRAAQAKWDKLQRGVAEFSITLALGRADLFPETPVRVSGFKRVIDEQSWLISKVTHNLSNSGFTTGLELEVKLSDVEYSAESDNE